The DNA sequence CGTTTAAGGGAGAGTCAGTCAGTGACGCCCCGGGCCCAGGGTTGAGAGACGGAGTTTCTTTCACGTGGGtagtctgtctctgtttcaggtcgtgagagagcgtgtgtgtcgCACTCCCGACAAGTTTTGTGGACATTATTGAATTTTACGTTTAATATTGGCCTCTTAGTCTTTATTGTTTCGTGTTGGTTGTCTTTAGTAACCTATTAGCCAGTAACGTGCGTTTATACAGAGAGACGTAACTTATTACCAACAAAGTATAATTCGCGAGCAAAAATGGCCCCAAACAAGGAGAATGCAAACGGGAGTATAACCACATATCTGCAGCAAAAGTATGTAAAGCAAGCAAAGGCGATGAGTAAAAATGGCTGGGACCCCGAAGGATCCACGCCGGATTCCTTAGAATGgtgggggaaacaaaaaaagaataggaCGGCTTACGGTACCATTGTACTAATTACGGAGCATATGAGGCTCATAGAGAAGTGTGACGAAATGTATAATCGGCTACAAGCACAAGATACGAAATTAGCTGGTCTGCGTAAGAAGATAGAATCTCTTGAGAACAAAGGCAACAGCTCTGACCAGAGCACAGCGCTTGCGTGCATTCCGACTGAAATAAAAGGTGTTCCATCTTTGTACCCAGATTTAAATTGTCACACTATAACTGACCCACTGTATTTTGAAAAGGAGAATAAAACGGTGCCCATGGCACCTATGGTTACTAAAATTCGCGGTAGAGGAAATGAACAACGACTGCATGTTGATCACGTTCCTTTAAGCCTGATCGAAATGAGAGCTTTATTAAAGGATTTGCCGAATCTTAATGCGCAAGACGACAATTTACCGTTTTGGCGACAACTAAATGAGCTACAGCGTAGCATGTCTCTACACCCTCTAGACATGTTTTCAGTTGTGCGTGCAAAATGTCCAGTTTCAAGCTGGAACAAAATTGAACCAGCTGATCTCCGACAGGAACCATGGGCATCTGGCCCCTGGGCGAATCATAATGAATTACAAAACGCGATTACCGGTTTCTGCGAGGCTGTAAAGACTGCTTTAGGTAAAGGTGCGCCAAAATGGCATTGTTTCACGGCAGTAGTACAAAATAGCTTGCCCTTTGCTGAATACGCCGATCGGAAGTATGAAGCATTTGAAACGCATTGTGGCTTCCCTAATCCAAATAGAGACATGGCTGTTTTTACGCAACAATTACTGGCAGAGGCTGCCCCGCATATTCAGAAGGTACTAGCAATCGGCATACACCCGGGTAATACGTTTAGTGACATTGTTTCGTGGGCCTCGCGATTAGAGGAACAGATACGGAAGAAGAGTTCAACTTTACATCCCATTGCTGCTGTTCGCTACAACTCTCTGAAGTGCGATAATTGTGGGAAAACGGGCCATAGCACGGATCGATGCAAAGGGAGGGACTATAGGAGAAGTAGGCGtaacacccccccaaacaaagaAGCAGATAAATGCTTTCGATGTGGAGAACAGGGACATCGAGCGCCACAATGTTTAGCTGCCCTACCTAAGGCGCACGCCTCCAGTGGAGAATACGCAACCTCAGACAAAGAAGCTGGGCCTATCGCGCACTGCTCCAATGACGATTACGCGCATTTGAACCGAGAACAACTTGTCGCCATGTTAAACAGTTTGAAAGCATAGGAATTACCGGCCTCCTTTTCAGTCAGTAGTATAGAAACTCAGGCTCATTGCAGACCGTATCTTAGTGCGTGGGTAGGAGGCCGGCCATGCGATATGCTAATTGATACTGGCGCTTCTGTTTCTATCACTGACCTACCGCTCCCTTGTACAAAGCATTCCATTGATCTTGCTGGCATTGGGGGTAATTCTGTCCGCGCATATAAATCCTTTCCAGTACTTGTGGAATCCAATAATGCTTATTGGacacaatcatttttcatttgtaggaCTGCAGAAGGTACCATCCTCGGTTCTGACGGCATGAGATTACTGAAAGCTACTGTTGCATACTCGCCTATGGCTTTATCAGTTTGTGACGCTTCTCATAAACGCAAGACATTGCCATTAGCTGCTCTTTCCCATACTGCTATAGCATCTGTTGCAACACCTATTGTCCATTCCTGGGATTTGACTAACAAGTTCCAAGCTTTATGTGCAACATTCCCTGCATGCTGGTCTGTGCACAAACTGGATTGTGGAGCTGCACCATTACCACCACTTGAGGTAACAGGGACTATGCCCTCACCTGTGAAACAATACCCGATTAAACCAGAAGCTGCTCAAGCAGTTGGCTCAATCATTCAGTCCTTGCTTTCACAGGAGGTCATTGAGCCATGTGTCTCACCCTGTAATTCTCCTGTCTGGCCTGTGCAAAAACCAGATGGCTCATGGCGCCTGACAATTGATTACAGAACGGTTAATGCTGCTGCAGACAAACTTGCTCCAATTGTTTCTGACCCAAACACGCTGCTTGCTGATATCAAACCTAgtcactgtatattttctgtgataGACATTGCCAATGGATTCTGGGCCCTGCCTGTTGCTGAAAACTCAAGAGCTTGGTTTGCCTTCACACACCAGAACACGCAATACACATGGAAACGCATGCCTCAGGGCTTTCATAACAGCCCTACGCTTTTCCATCGCGCAATGGCCAAGATTCTAGCAACAGTTTCATGGTCTCAGTATGAAGGAACACAGTGCCTCCAATATGTTGATGATATTCTCTTGGCTTCTTCTGACCCTGTCTCTCATTTCCAGGCTCTGGAAGCTTTACTCAAAGCTTTggaaaaatacaatatgaaagCAAGTCCAAAGAAGGCCCAAATCGCACAAGACGCTGTCCAGTATTTGGGCTTTACCATATCCCAGGGCTCGAAGCAACTCACTGTTGACCGGAGAACTGCCATTGCCACTGCTCCGCGTCCCCGCACTGTCCGTGATGTTCGTAAGATTCTGGGACATTTTAACTTCTGCAGGAACCACATACCTGACTTTTCTGTTATTGCAACACCAATCAATGCTCTTTTGAAGGGCTCCCATCGCCCATTGGAGACCGTTGATTGGACAACCGAGTGTGAAGATGCATTCAGCACTCTCAAATCTGCTCTCACTTCTGCCCCTGCTTTAGGTTTCCCTTGTTCTGACCTCCCGTTCTTTCTATGGTCAGCTGTGAAACAAGGCCACATGACAGCCGTTCTTACTCAGCCCCATGGAGGCATACAACGCCCCGTTGCTTACTATTCTTCTCGCCTGGATTCTGTCGCTTCTGGTCTTTCCCCTTGCTTACAGGAAGTGCAGGCTGCCGCCACAGCAGTAACGGTCTCCGCTGCACTAGTCTCAGGAGCTCCACTCTCTGTCAATGTCTCTCATGCTGTGCATAACATACTAACCCAAGGCCGTTTCTCTCGTGTTTCAGCAGCCAGGTGGACTAGATGGGAAGCCATCTTGTTAGCTCCGCTTATCACACTCATCCACTCCCCAGCTGTGAACCCAGCCACTCTCTTACCTGTCGAGGGAGATGGGGAGCCACATGAGTGCCCATTGTCTCCAGATCACCCATCCAATTCAGACATCTCTGAAACACCTCTTTCTGACAATGATTTCTCACTTTTTGTTGATGGATCTCGTTTTTACAATGGGGCCCACCCAGTTACAGGATATGCAGTTGTTGACATTGCTGGTCAGGTAATGGCATCAGGCCGCCTTCCAAGTTCAGATTCAGCACAGGTGGCTGAACTTGTTGCCCTCACTCATGCCTGTGAGTTGGGTTCTGGGAAACGACTTACTATATACACTGATTCCAGGTATGCATTTGGTGTTGTCCATGACTTTATGGTTAACTGGTCATCTCGGGGTTTCCTGACTTCATCAGGTACCCCGATAAAAAATGGGGGGGTTGTTCAGAATCTCATAACTGCCTCTAAACTACCAAACAAACTAGCAGTTGTAAAAGTGAAAGCGCACACTAAAGGACAAGATGCAATCAGCTTGGGTAACCACTGGGCAGATGAAGCTGCCAAAGCAGCAGCTTTAAATGACTTCCTGCCTACTTACAAAATTGCAGCTATTGACATGTCGGGTCCAACTAACATTGACATAGCTAAACTACAGGATGCCTGTACAAGAGCTGAAAAATGGACGTGgattgaaaatgcatgcactCTTAATGATGACAACATTTGGCACACACAGGACGGGAAAGTTGTTGCCCCTCAGAGCATCCTTTCATTGCTTTGTGAAGTATACCATGGCATTGCACACAATGGAGAAAGAACAATGCGGCACAACATGTCACTTCATTGGTGGTCTCCCAAAATGACCAAGGTAATGAAAGATTTCGTTAGGCGTTGCATCATTTGTGCAAAAAGCAATCAAGgtccaaaaataaaagtaatgatgaAACACCAGCCACGGCCTACTGGACCCTTTCAGCAAATCCAGATGGATTTCATTGGCCCTCTTCCAAAGAGCCATGGAAAAGAACACTGTCTCGTTCTCATAGACCACTTCACACGCTGGGTAGAAGTTTACCCTGTAGCCTGTGCAAATGCCGCAACCACGGCAAAAATAATCGCATCTGAATTCTGCCCACGCTGGGGCCTTCCCTGCTACATAGACTCAGACCAAGGGACCCACTTCACCggtaaagtaataaaacaggTATGTTcgtacctgggaatcaaacaaaaattccacTGCCCTTACCATCCTCAAAGTTCAGGTCTGGTCGAAAGAACAAATCGAACACTGAAAGAAAAGCTGACCAAGGTGTTGCTGTCGAAGGGGGGAAGCTGGGTCCAAGGCCTCCCAGCTGCACTCATGGCGATGAGAGCAACCCCTAATGCAGTAACTGAACTGTCTCCCTACGAACTAGTGACTGGCAGAGCCATGTCACTAGCCCCTGGCCTTTGTAAGGGGTCAGAAGACTCTCTTATAGTGGGAGATGCATTGCTGAAGTATTGCCAAAACTTGAATGAAGCGGTGAAAAACCTAACCTCCCAGGCTTTGTCATTACAGACTCTGAAAGATAAACAAAAGGAGGGGGGGCAAGAATCGCAGACATATGAACCTGGACAATGGGTTATGATAAGAGCCCCTCATCCTAGATCTTTCCAACCACGATGGCAAGGACCACACCAGGTCTTACTAACCTCTGAGACTGCTCTTCGAGTTACAGGCATCCCGGTCTGGATCCACCAATCCCGGACCAAACCATGCCCATCACCCGAAGACCTCAAAAAGCCTGAAGAACTCCCTGCCACGGACGACTGCAGCCTTCACGAATCAGGTGCAAACGTTCCAATTTTTTCACATACTCAACCAAATTGAGCATTCAAGTTATGCTCCCATCCAACATGCTGaattcatttgtaattataatCACAGTTTTGAGCCATGGTGGAGTAAGTGCTGTGGACAATAACATTTACATGCAATTAGTTCACATGACAGCCAAACATGCAAATAAGACTGGCTGCTATGTCTGTGGATTAATACCACATTCTGTCGCACTTGGTGTTCCAATGATGTCCGTACCTATCGCCTCCAAGTATAACACTGCAGATAGCGATAGCAAAAGTGAACTTGTTACCAGACCTAAACATATATGTGATCCTGAACCCATTAACATTGCTCTGTCTCTTGGCCCATATCTGTGGTGcctcaaacaaaatggctctaTTTATGTTGGAGAGACCCTGGACTGCAATACGGTTATTAACTACCATGATAAACCTGTACAAAACCACACAGCTATGGGAGTCTATTGGGTTTGTGGGAACAATGCCTATTCTGAGTTGCCTAattcatggtctggtatctgcgcCTTAGGACATTTGGTCCCGGCCATGAGAATTACATCTATTCTACCGGACCGAGTCAGATATGAAAGATCAACTGACGTCTTTGGAACTCACCATCAGTCTGTTTGGAACAGAGCACTTGGTGCTCTCATTCCTACTTATGGGGTTATGTCCGCTCTAGATCAAATTGGCGACCTCTCCAAAGAGGTAGAGCTTTTGGCCAATAGCACGGCATTAGGTCTAGGCAAAATTTCAGAGGAATTGACAGCTGTCAGAGTGATGGCTCTACAGAACAGAGCTGCATTAGATTATATCCTCTCAGCTCAGGGTGGGACATGTAAAATAATTGGCATCGAATGCTGTTCCTATATTCCCGATAATCAGGATGACCTGAAACGTGTGATCTCAAAAATCAATAATGTTTCCCGGTCCGCACATGAAATATCACCTACAACACCTGGTTTTCTTGAATGGTTATCGAGCTATTTGGGTGACCTTGGCAAAATTGtagttgaatacatttttctgattaTACTGGGATTAACTGTACTGGCATTGATAATTAAAgttgtgaaattaattttcgtaCAGTTAATCTGTGGTAAAACTAATGAGCAAACCACACAAGTTGTTCACTATACAAAGACTCCGACAGCATACATAATATAGAACCAAGTTGTAATAACTTGGGAGTACTTGATAATGCCCTCACATGGTATTCTGTTTTCTTCCTCATATGCCGGAGAGGACACTCCCATGACACCATACCGGCGCCGAGGACACCACCCCTCCAAGACCATGTTGCTGCAAACCAGGAGTAAATTGCAAGAAATCCCACCAAGCCTTGAATCGAGCCTTCCCTACCAAACCAATGTCACTATCCATCCAGCCAGCAACAGAAGGACTTTTTTCTTTACAAGTTATGTTCTTGGAGTACATCTCGTTCGCCCGTAAGGGGGACGTTAGGGAATTTTGCCTGAAGTTTTCCTAACACAGGTTTTTGACAGGTTTTCGCCCTCACCCTGAAcaatgactaaataaatgtaactgtaaaattgACTTAACCATGAGATTCATGTTGTGTCAAAAGGAGGGACTGTTAGGATACAGAAAgtttgtgctgtaggagacagacagatttgtgtattccaaaacctcacgtgcatgtgagagtccgccattgttttacaaagaCAACCAATAAGACACAGTGGTAGAAATTGCAGCCTATAGGGCAACTCTGTAtaacaaacaaccaatcagagttcatgctgtattctgcgcacaaatttgaatatatgtaaatgtaactgtataaaCTCCACAAACTCTAACAGttgaattgaacatttttgtgtgaatcccTGTTGCTGGCTTTCTGTATAATAAATGCTTCCTGATTTTTAAACACTAACTTCGGATCTGCTTCTACCTGGAACGACGGTCACTATTGTTCTTGGCAACATTTCTGGTTACCAACACCACCAACTCATGATTCCCTGAGACAGCAGCCAGTGATGTTCAATTTATGGAGGACTAAATGtgctaaaatgaaataaataattagattaataaatgtggaattatataaataaataaatagataggtaaataattaaataaatacttcattttatCTTATTTGTCTGTTATCGATCTACACTCCATTCCAATTCcattaccacagagtgaatgcgtaagtgaatgcgatgataagaaaatcttcggttacgctgacctataaaacgctattccaaaagcaaaattagacatgctatacatcgttagaaagcttatactctcacctactgaataaatgaattttcaatcaagacagactgtactaaaaagggtaacaacgccgtaaacaacaggtgtggtattacgcacagctattttggaaggtacccaggcatcacaaatgcacaaccggattgtccaagacaatatatgaccactcagtctcaaaagggacatctctacgcttAAAACCAATGGGAgcttgtatatttattcaatatttagtcctagatattgactgtagaatgacatggtatcatttttaaaaactttgtctcgtttatttcgttattcagtgagcagcgttttcactgccgtattggcatatcttaagGCTAGTgacgggtttatcttgttgctatgaatgaatacgatttttgagtggtgaaagaatatttttatgaacacaagacaatataaatgtgggtaATGGCGGATCTCCTCGCACAGCCTctcttcaaaacaagcatcCATTTTGTTATCTGGAGCGTGCGCAGTCGGCGCGCTTGCTATGCATACAGTCCGCACGGTCACAAATTTTGGGCTGCGCGCGGACGTCCGCATAGGGGTCCGTGTGGACCCGCGCGGACATGGGTGGATGACGACATTAATGTTACGTGGACCAAAGTGGACCCTCGCGGATGTGGAAAGTATGAATTAGCCTTTAGCGCTCCATGCCTGTGTGGTACTGTCAGACTTATCACAGGGGGAATCCAGAGAGTATGCCACCAAAATGTGGTGGCATACATCCTCCAGAGGATGAAGAAGCTAGACAAGACGACAACTTTGGCCCAAGCCAGCTTAGAGGAAGCCAGGGTAAAGGGTATGACAAGAAGGTTAGGACCCACACATTCACCCCTGGGCAAGACAAAGTGCTTCAGGGGATAGAGGAGTTCACCGCAGCATACCTGGATGATATCGTCATTTTCAGCATATCATGGGAAGAACATCTCTTTCATATGTAACAGGTCGGGGCCAAACTCCAGAAGGCTGGCCTAACCATCAACCCACAGAAGTGCAACTTAGCCTGCAAAGAAATTGAATATCCAGGACTGCCCAATTCCAAGTGAGGTCCATCCTTGGCCTAGTTGGCTGATATAAGCcgcaaaagtaaccatatatagtcattgttggtaacctgttgtatataagtggaataaacccctccgggctgtcccggttattagaaaataatgtaggctacttcggtggtagtatggggttacagaagaaattataggacagatggaccgacgacaacgtcgctttttcatacgtcagtgggctaatttgcctaatcttcgcggggctttagaccgcggtggaaacacagacaacaatgggctgaaggaaccttttagttccttgaaaagtagttcctgggactaaaagttccgggtacttttggtggaaatgcGGCTTTAGTAGCGTATTGTGTTTCCTTTTCATACCATTACTGTGTAAAGTTTGCATATTCTCagtataacacctctagtgtctgcggCAAGGATGTCACATACCTTTGCTAAATGGCTGTGAGATTTCCCAGGGAAGGACAGGACCTTCGTCTCTGACCCGCCACTTAACTGAATCTTTTGATGTGTATGACCACGGACTGCATATCAAGACACCACACAGCGTGATCGGCGGAGACTTGCTTGGCGCACTGCCCGATTGTTCTGAGtttgtctctcccttgcgcattgTAATAAACATCAAATTCTCTGGGGAGACATCAtcagcgtgttcttcatcgtcctgcatttgactccacggAGAAggacaaaacaataataataataatccgaacagttTTGGCGACCACAAAGGGACAGGAAATATCTTCCACTTGAATCAACGAGAATCAACAAGAGGGTGAGTATCTTTTCTTAActctcctgttatgttgcgggtcaaattgaccctttttaaagtttgaaaatctaggaaaaatgc is a window from the Anguilla anguilla isolate fAngAng1 chromosome 3, fAngAng1.pri, whole genome shotgun sequence genome containing:
- the LOC118223243 gene encoding uncharacterized protein LOC118223243, producing MASGRLPSSDSAQVAELVALTHACELGSGKRLTIYTDSRYAFGVVHDFMVNWSSRGFLTSSGTPIKNGGVVQNLITASKLPNKLAVVKVKAHTKGQDAISLGNHWADEAAKAAALNDFLPTYKIAAIDMSGPTNIDIAKLQDACTRAEKWTWIENACTLNDDNIWHTQDGKVVAPQSILSLLCEVYHGIAHNGERTMRHNMSLHWWSPKMTKTLKDKQKEGGQESQTYEPGQWVMIRAPHPRSFQPRWQGPHQVLLTSETALRVTGIPVWIHQSRTKPCPSPEDLKKPEELPATDDCSLHESGANVPIFSHTQPN